The proteins below are encoded in one region of Populus alba chromosome 2, ASM523922v2, whole genome shotgun sequence:
- the LOC118042275 gene encoding uncharacterized protein, which produces MRCKKHPGDLSSGVGVCASCLRERLFALIAAQAQIQQQQQITQFAKSRNHHHSRAAAVVDESRKSDSNSQYLQQPPPPLIFPRSVSPYVARRKSDSSSSWSNHNHHHNLRFYSTPQVGPTYTTPSSTTTTAAYKKQSQKFSLFSNLFSSRSDKFKTDSTGCRDSIEPPSSSSPSWFSMVFFGRRRKQSRQVPMEYSGTVSGEPRQRLDRGMSPARGADSDKDCENCDRSPSGSGCSSESSPGWKRTAVASGVMRRGKAGHARNVSGLAFCLSPLVRASPKRNWNQKGGLPPELGYSGEVRAPVRPHLSTAASFCANRSRKLADFGRVNHNR; this is translated from the coding sequence ATGAGGTGCAAAAAACACCCGGGCGACCTCAGCAGCGGCGTGGGCGTATGCGCCTCTTGCCTCCGAGAACGCTTATTTGCATTAATCGCCGCCCAGGCTCAaatacagcagcagcagcaaataACACAATTCGCAAAGTCACGTAACCATCACCATTCACGCGCCGCTGCGGTAGTAGATGAAAGCCGTAAATCAGATTCTAACTCTCAATATCTACAACAACCACCTCCACCTCTGATATTTCCTCGCTCTGTCTCTCCTTACGTTGCTCGCCGTAAATCcgactcctcctcctcctggtCCAACCACAACCACCACCATAACCTCCGTTTCTACAGCACTCCTCAGGTGGGCCCTACCTACACCACCCCTTCCTCAACCACAACAACCGCGGCGTACAAGAAGCAAAGCCAAAAATTCTcgcttttttctaatttattcagCTCCAGATCCGACAAATTCAAAACAGACTCGACTGGCTGCCGTGATTCTATCGAGCCACCATCTTCTTCTTCGCCTTCCTGGTTCTCGATGGTCTTCTTCGGTCGTCGGAGAAAGCAATCAAGGCAAGTGCCCATGGAATATTCCGGCACGGTTAGCGGAGAGCCTCGCCAGAGGTTGGATCGAGGAATGTCGCCAGCGAGAGGTGCGGATTCCGACAAGGATTGCGAGAATTGCGACCGGTCACCGTCAGGGAGCGGCTGCTCGTCAGAGTCGTCGCCGGGGTGGAAAAGGACAGCAGTAGCGTCGGGTGTGATGCGGCGGGGGAAGGCGGGACACGCTAGGAACGTGTCTGGATTGGCGTTTTGTTTGAGTCCTCTTGTCAGGGCGAGCCCTAAACGGAATTGGAACCAGAAAGGAGGATTGCCGCCTGAATTGGGATATTCTGGTGAGGTTAGGGCTCCTGTGAGGCCGCATCTGTCCACCGCGGCGTCGTTTTGCGCGAACCGATCGAGGAAGCTTGCAGATTTTGGTAGAGTCAATCATAACCGTTGA